A stretch of Campylobacter concisus DNA encodes these proteins:
- a CDS encoding winged helix-turn-helix domain-containing protein — translation MSEQIRELITKLLNPKGRLDCGAAFKIAAKLGVEVGLVSDEAEKMGVKIDNCELGQFGGLENGRGKYTVMTQLKQMTDEKDRILCKDARDAAAGVGLKTIRSTLKDYKIDVKYCQLGCFKEKKGKKMRVKTKTWIENDEGELIFGKGKTEVLDVIAEVGSISKAAEILGMNYKKCWTHLQILQKNLKEELFTTRQGGGENAGTTLNERAHELINAYRQLQNDIEDFADKRFKELFLKKDGEKNDAAKDDKKDKNK, via the coding sequence ATGAGTGAGCAAATCCGCGAACTGATAACCAAACTGCTAAATCCAAAGGGCAGGCTAGACTGTGGCGCTGCGTTTAAGATCGCCGCAAAACTAGGCGTAGAGGTCGGTCTGGTTAGCGACGAGGCCGAAAAAATGGGCGTAAAGATCGACAACTGCGAGCTAGGGCAGTTTGGCGGGCTGGAAAACGGACGGGGCAAATACACCGTGATGACGCAGCTAAAGCAGATGACCGACGAAAAAGACAGAATCCTGTGCAAAGACGCTAGAGACGCGGCTGCGGGCGTGGGGCTAAAGACGATCCGATCAACGTTAAAAGACTATAAAATCGACGTAAAATACTGCCAGTTGGGGTGTTTTAAGGAGAAGAAAGGAAAAAAGATGAGAGTAAAAACCAAAACTTGGATAGAAAACGACGAGGGCGAGCTTATCTTTGGCAAGGGTAAAACCGAAGTCCTAGACGTCATCGCCGAGGTCGGCTCAATCTCAAAGGCTGCCGAAATCCTAGGCATGAACTATAAAAAATGCTGGACTCATCTGCAAATTTTGCAAAAAAATCTAAAAGAGGAGCTTTTTACGACTAGGCAGGGCGGCGGAGAAAACGCAGGCACGACGCTAAACGAGCGCGCGCATGAGCTCATAAACGCCTATAGACAGCTTCAAAACGACATCGAGGATTTTGCGGATAAGCGCTTTAAGGAGTTGTTTTTGAAAAAAGACGGCGAGAAAAATGACGCAGCTAAAGACGACAAAAAAGATAAAAATAAATAA
- the fdhD gene encoding formate dehydrogenase accessory sulfurtransferase FdhD, with amino-acid sequence MQPIFTTQITKFKGAQKSVVDDILVREIKLEIYINGKRFGALMATPTDQEALAAGYLISENLIASPEDIESIELSEDALSVRVKAKINEKRLEQFDEEKVIISGCGRSSTANIDPEAMVARSIKGEVKFRKDEILRQMGQFYTQCELYEMTGCVHTAKLFVSGEQFYIGEDIAQHNTIDKAVGKAVLAGVQLQNSFLMVSGRLSSEMVAKAVMHGIPVLVSRTAPTSLGVVIARKFNLTLCGFARGENINVYSGAERIYE; translated from the coding sequence ATGCAACCTATTTTTACGACCCAAATCACCAAATTTAAAGGCGCACAAAAAAGCGTCGTTGATGATATTTTGGTGCGCGAGATCAAGCTTGAGATCTACATAAACGGCAAGCGTTTCGGCGCGCTCATGGCAACTCCGACCGATCAGGAGGCACTAGCTGCAGGCTATCTAATCAGCGAAAATTTGATCGCGAGCCCCGAGGATATCGAGAGTATAGAGCTTTCAGAGGATGCTTTAAGCGTGCGGGTAAAGGCCAAAATCAACGAAAAGCGCCTCGAGCAGTTTGACGAGGAAAAGGTGATAATCAGCGGCTGCGGGCGCAGCTCGACGGCAAATATCGATCCAGAGGCCATGGTGGCGCGCTCGATAAAGGGCGAGGTTAAATTTCGCAAAGACGAAATTTTGCGCCAGATGGGGCAGTTTTACACGCAGTGCGAGCTTTACGAGATGACGGGCTGCGTGCACACGGCTAAGCTTTTTGTTAGCGGCGAGCAGTTTTACATCGGCGAGGATATCGCTCAGCACAACACGATAGACAAAGCCGTCGGCAAGGCGGTACTAGCAGGAGTGCAGCTGCAAAATTCATTTTTGATGGTGAGCGGGAGGTTGAGCTCTGAGATGGTGGCAAAAGCCGTCATGCACGGCATCCCGGTGCTCGTCTCGCGCACGGCTCCGACTAGCCTTGGCGTCGTGATAGCGCGTAAATTTAACCTCACGCTGTGCGGCTTTGCGCGCGGCGAAAATATAAATGTATATAGCGGCGCGGAGAGAATCTATGAGTGA
- the nifB gene encoding nitrogenase cofactor biosynthesis protein NifB codes for MIFRTKAELDNHPCFNKKASANYGRVHLPVAPHCNIQCNFCNRIYDCANENRPGVTAKVQTPDESVKFLEKLFKFRQDISVIGIAGPGDPMCDADKTLVTFEKCKSHFPNALLCLSTNGLALPDHVDEIVRLGVSHVTVTVNAVTPDVGSKVYSWVRYEDKNYYGEEAARILLARQDEGIRKLKEAGMLVKINTVVIPGVNMDHVQSISAKAKQWGADIMNCMAMIPVHDTPFENLKSPSSDEIHRIRRSIGSDINQMSHCSRCRADACGKLGER; via the coding sequence ATGATCTTTCGCACTAAGGCTGAACTAGACAACCACCCATGCTTTAACAAAAAAGCATCCGCCAACTACGGACGCGTGCATCTGCCAGTTGCCCCTCACTGCAACATCCAGTGCAACTTCTGCAACCGCATATATGACTGCGCTAATGAAAATCGCCCTGGCGTAACGGCAAAGGTGCAAACGCCAGATGAATCGGTGAAATTTTTAGAAAAGCTCTTTAAATTTAGACAAGACATCTCCGTCATCGGCATCGCTGGTCCTGGCGATCCGATGTGTGACGCTGACAAGACGCTAGTAACCTTTGAAAAGTGCAAGTCTCACTTCCCAAACGCCCTACTCTGCCTCTCAACTAATGGCTTAGCGCTGCCTGACCATGTTGATGAGATCGTGCGTCTTGGCGTGAGCCACGTGACAGTGACTGTTAATGCCGTGACGCCAGATGTTGGCTCAAAGGTCTATTCGTGGGTGAGGTATGAGGATAAAAACTACTACGGCGAGGAGGCTGCTAGGATACTGCTAGCACGCCAGGACGAGGGCATCCGCAAGCTAAAAGAGGCTGGCATGCTAGTAAAGATCAACACCGTAGTCATCCCTGGGGTCAATATGGATCACGTCCAAAGCATCTCGGCAAAGGCAAAGCAGTGGGGAGCTGACATAATGAACTGCATGGCGATGATACCGGTGCATGATACGCCTTTTGAAAATTTAAAATCCCCTTCAAGTGATGAAATTCACCGCATCCGAAGATCAATAGGTAGTGACATAAATCAAATGTCGCATTGCAGTAGATGCCGCGCTGATGCATGCGGCAAACTTGGCGAAAGATAG
- a CDS encoding 4Fe-4S binding protein, which produces MCSSCNSACSNSSACGNVNLKKRSKNSPTTKIRRLVQLIFIAGIGQWAYYGIFRCPFVVPFVNCQNCPIITCWGRITSLFFGFWLFIPALVILFGRAFCGWVCPAGFVNQMLGKFAFFKLKIRSKKLIIAQIGMLATIAISLWIYFIWGNPRMMIPIRTSDEYLTALTLSLRFGEWEWVTRTVIIISVMLASLIVANLWCRFICPSGGVLEILRKFSIFRVYKTSACDDCDACLRKCEMGTRPDEINCTNCGDCLNVCHANAIKFGRKKS; this is translated from the coding sequence ATGTGTAGTAGCTGTAATAGCGCATGCTCTAATAGTAGTGCATGCGGCAATGTAAATTTAAAAAAGAGAAGCAAAAACTCCCCCACAACAAAGATAAGACGCCTAGTACAGCTCATCTTTATAGCAGGCATCGGACAATGGGCGTATTATGGCATTTTTAGATGCCCCTTTGTAGTGCCTTTTGTAAATTGTCAAAACTGCCCTATCATCACCTGTTGGGGGCGGATCACATCACTATTTTTTGGATTTTGGCTATTTATCCCAGCGCTTGTCATACTCTTTGGCAGGGCATTTTGCGGTTGGGTCTGTCCAGCAGGCTTTGTCAATCAAATGCTTGGTAAATTTGCCTTTTTCAAGCTAAAAATTCGCAGTAAAAAGCTAATAATTGCTCAAATAGGCATGCTAGCTACCATAGCAATCAGCCTTTGGATCTATTTCATCTGGGGCAATCCTCGCATGATGATACCTATAAGAACGAGCGATGAGTACCTAACTGCCCTTACTTTGTCACTTCGCTTTGGTGAATGGGAGTGGGTCACTCGCACAGTGATCATCATCTCAGTCATGCTAGCCTCGCTGATCGTAGCTAACCTTTGGTGCCGTTTCATCTGTCCATCAGGCGGTGTACTTGAAATTTTGCGTAAATTTTCGATATTTCGCGTCTATAAAACAAGTGCCTGTGACGACTGCGACGCATGCTTGCGCAAGTGTGAGATGGGGACAAGACCTGATGAGATAAACTGCACAAACTGCGGTGACTGCCTCAATGTCTGCCATGCAAATGCTATTAAATTTGGAAGGAAAAAGAGCTAA
- a CDS encoding substrate-binding domain-containing protein, whose protein sequence is MELKQTGISRRGFLKGALATAAAATPQTMLAGFTPFKSDSLQVWSCGGLSEAFNELNTIYEVRTGHNIQYTGAFAGALGKSLLALQSTTELFGARVLELSKKLRKAGLSLYFRPLCFTDYVLVVPKGNPAGIRDLKDLAEPGVRVMLPLRSSPPGSGPVKGILKNSNLTDAVMKNMVANGSCVINMMCELVDGKGDASIIEKRLTTHDRFKDKIEYMPIDEKLIPPGPLTFTLNIMKYVKDERLANDFADFVCGTEGQEIFEKHGFTSIYSARGLELIERFGVKDV, encoded by the coding sequence ATGGAATTAAAACAAACCGGTATATCACGCCGTGGCTTTTTAAAAGGTGCTTTAGCCACAGCTGCTGCTGCCACTCCGCAAACGATGCTAGCTGGCTTTACGCCATTTAAGTCTGACTCACTTCAGGTTTGGTCGTGTGGAGGCCTATCTGAAGCATTTAATGAGCTAAATACCATTTACGAGGTAAGAACAGGGCACAATATCCAATACACTGGTGCTTTTGCTGGTGCTCTTGGCAAGTCGCTTTTAGCACTTCAAAGCACGACCGAGCTCTTTGGAGCAAGGGTTTTAGAGCTTTCTAAAAAACTTCGCAAAGCTGGCCTTAGCCTTTACTTTAGGCCACTATGCTTTACCGACTACGTCCTAGTCGTGCCAAAAGGAAACCCTGCTGGCATTCGCGACTTAAAAGACCTTGCTGAGCCAGGAGTTAGAGTGATGCTGCCTCTTAGATCATCGCCCCCTGGCAGTGGCCCAGTCAAAGGGATCTTAAAAAACTCAAACCTCACTGATGCGGTGATGAAAAACATGGTCGCAAACGGATCATGCGTCATAAATATGATGTGCGAGCTAGTTGATGGTAAGGGCGACGCTTCGATCATCGAAAAGCGCCTAACAACACACGATAGGTTCAAAGACAAGATCGAGTATATGCCCATCGATGAAAAGCTCATCCCGCCTGGACCGCTCACTTTTACGCTAAATATAATGAAATATGTAAAAGATGAAAGGCTCGCAAATGACTTTGCAGACTTTGTTTGCGGCACTGAAGGGCAAGAAATTTTTGAAAAACATGGCTTTACCTCCATTTATTCAGCGCGTGGGCTAGAGCTTATAGAAAGGTTTGGTGTAAAAGATGTGTAG
- a CDS encoding S6 family peptidase, producing MKNNKFGISIALASVLCACANAQVMDIGTNYYRDYLDFAQNKGAFTPQDTPLEFAQRNGDKFTFDKIPNSGARNNKGNFTSLGRNFVVTANHTLDAAAASNFNENRGWFGNTKYEYLTSRTATPTEGLYNSDTAYMRTTKYIVEGQIDPIDVPNLDISGDSRATDEANIDKIQNYLKDIKNSGGARGDNVLAYQAGTGALGLEKPKIDTDGYSDVVSAREFEDQNIVNQALGGSINEISTHYSANYKTHISSINRPGVYMFMTSGSGFRNRLLPGDSGSGFFVYDTVAQKWVLVGVLSAVADNSNHVSIVTMRDFSDYRRNYENLVSGLNVSNAQLVRNKDNIFNAANGSSITLNSNLDLGHGGIVVNSGNFTLLNGIGSNKITRLAGFDVAGGASLSLNVVADTSVHKVGKGSLIVNSSGNKTLRLGDGIVDLRAVNAFEKIYLTSGRGLLRLGVDDSLNDKIFFGNGGGKLDLNGFDQTFSNVSANSNAAKITNLSAQKATLKINGESGKDTIFHANVDKNIDVKHDGQGRELVFDGGFDIDGSLSLNNAKVTLQGHPTAHATADASVLTQAVKDKIAAAGLSEPSYMDLTRPSTLSQPDWEKRKFNAKEGIKINSSELTIGKEADVNGEIKAANSVINLSGELTHYIDKFDGSNTYDDGLKYRQNVEKGNLLVKDVSFKNRIVMDSDSMLRVGGTKTKLKELVINGKNTAPARSIVAGSGKLEIENLDVSGANKLTFDPDTTVAKNLNIKNFSNANEPILDFKKVLTLGAGMKFNIDFAAALKGEMTAEKTYTLISAESIVNKGAIFNTEQKINGLFTTYAIKDGKITMRLSDKKAENPSATPGSEQELRLTGFSERQNKILNMFKNRPEYESALQSGDTETLRQMALKAESDIKEISGSSLKVSVKALQNGNELINSRLSQITQLRAKADISQFRLAGLESDFKPTAAIAYEAAEASRLRNNFWANINGAYFKDKDSGGDLKFYGTYIGYDRSYDEFILGVNAGMSKAKFNSGAMSDDAKIYSFGAYGLFERDAHEIQSNLNLAFVNSKRSLNDSQKASVRSTGILSSNYYKYKISLGSNGEYAQAIKPVLALEFGANGVKGFKNNRYDQKDINDFNVALGVGVEYVLNSDKNAFAAQFLVKQNIYNSDDKSYVSLNNSNEYVDYKLDNNKLVYKLNLIADTKISENFALSYQLSGMLDNDKSYGVSGGIKLEYKF from the coding sequence TTGAAAAATAACAAATTCGGTATTTCTATCGCTTTGGCAAGCGTTTTATGCGCTTGCGCAAATGCGCAGGTTATGGATATAGGGACGAATTATTATAGGGATTATCTTGATTTCGCGCAAAATAAGGGTGCTTTTACCCCGCAAGATACTCCGCTAGAATTTGCGCAAAGAAACGGCGACAAATTTACGTTTGATAAAATCCCAAATAGCGGCGCTAGGAATAATAAAGGAAATTTTACTTCGCTCGGACGAAATTTCGTCGTAACGGCGAACCATACGTTAGATGCTGCCGCGGCTAGTAATTTTAACGAAAATAGGGGATGGTTTGGCAATACTAAATACGAATATCTAACTTCTCGTACGGCGACTCCGACAGAGGGATTATATAATTCCGATACCGCTTATATGCGAACGACTAAATACATCGTAGAGGGACAAATAGATCCGATAGACGTACCGAATTTAGATATTTCAGGCGATAGTAGGGCGACTGATGAGGCTAATATAGATAAAATACAAAACTATTTAAAGGATATAAAAAATAGCGGCGGGGCTAGAGGCGATAACGTTCTTGCCTATCAGGCGGGCACCGGAGCGCTTGGGCTGGAAAAACCGAAAATAGATACCGACGGATATAGCGACGTCGTAAGCGCAAGAGAATTTGAAGATCAAAATATCGTTAATCAGGCTTTGGGTGGAAGCATAAACGAAATAAGCACGCATTATTCGGCTAATTATAAAACGCATATCTCGAGTATAAATAGGCCCGGCGTTTATATGTTTATGACTTCCGGTAGCGGCTTTAGAAACAGGCTTTTGCCCGGCGATAGCGGTTCGGGATTTTTCGTATACGATACGGTAGCGCAAAAATGGGTTTTAGTAGGGGTTTTATCGGCGGTCGCCGATAATAGCAATCACGTCTCAATCGTAACGATGAGAGATTTTAGCGACTATAGGAGAAATTATGAAAATTTAGTCAGCGGTTTAAACGTCTCAAACGCCCAACTCGTAAGAAATAAAGACAATATATTTAACGCCGCAAACGGTTCAAGTATTACACTAAATTCTAACCTTGATTTAGGTCACGGCGGAATAGTCGTAAATAGCGGAAATTTTACCCTTCTAAACGGTATCGGAAGCAATAAAATAACTAGACTTGCGGGCTTTGACGTAGCTGGCGGCGCAAGTTTGAGCTTAAACGTAGTGGCCGATACTAGCGTACATAAAGTCGGCAAAGGAAGCTTAATCGTAAATTCTAGCGGTAATAAAACATTAAGATTAGGCGACGGTATAGTGGATCTAAGAGCCGTAAATGCTTTTGAAAAAATTTATTTAACGAGCGGCAGAGGCTTATTAAGACTCGGCGTAGACGATAGTTTAAACGATAAAATTTTCTTTGGAAACGGCGGAGGAAAGCTTGATTTAAACGGATTTGATCAAACTTTTAGTAACGTTTCGGCTAATTCAAACGCTGCTAAAATCACGAATTTATCCGCTCAAAAAGCAACGCTTAAAATAAACGGCGAAAGCGGTAAAGATACGATATTTCATGCGAACGTAGATAAAAATATAGACGTAAAACACGATGGGCAAGGACGAGAGCTCGTATTTGACGGCGGTTTTGATATAGACGGAAGTTTGAGCCTAAATAACGCCAAGGTTACGCTTCAAGGACATCCGACTGCTCATGCTACGGCAGATGCTAGCGTCTTAACGCAGGCGGTAAAGGATAAAATAGCCGCTGCCGGTTTAAGCGAACCTTCGTATATGGATTTGACTCGCCCCTCTACGCTATCGCAGCCTGATTGGGAGAAGCGAAAATTTAATGCGAAAGAGGGCATAAAAATAAATTCTTCAGAACTTACGATAGGCAAGGAAGCTGACGTAAATGGCGAAATAAAGGCTGCAAATTCGGTTATAAATTTAAGCGGCGAATTAACTCACTATATCGATAAATTCGACGGCTCAAATACTTATGACGACGGCTTAAAATACCGCCAAAACGTAGAAAAAGGAAATTTGCTAGTTAAAGACGTTAGCTTTAAAAATAGAATCGTCATGGATAGCGACAGCATGCTAAGAGTCGGCGGCACGAAGACTAAACTAAAAGAGCTCGTAATAAACGGCAAAAATACGGCTCCTGCTCGCAGCATAGTGGCTGGAAGCGGTAAATTAGAAATAGAAAATCTAGACGTTAGCGGAGCAAACAAACTAACCTTTGACCCCGATACGACCGTAGCGAAAAATTTAAATATAAAAAATTTTAGTAATGCAAACGAGCCTATTTTGGATTTTAAAAAGGTTTTGACGCTTGGCGCGGGGATGAAATTTAATATCGATTTTGCGGCGGCTTTGAAAGGCGAGATGACTGCTGAAAAAACATATACACTCATAAGCGCAGAAAGTATCGTAAACAAAGGCGCGATATTTAATACCGAGCAAAAAATCAACGGTCTTTTTACGACTTACGCCATAAAAGACGGCAAAATTACGATGAGATTAAGCGATAAAAAAGCCGAGAATCCGTCTGCGACGCCGGGATCTGAGCAGGAGCTAAGGTTGACCGGATTTAGCGAACGCCAAAATAAAATTTTAAATATGTTTAAAAATAGACCGGAGTATGAAAGCGCTCTCCAAAGCGGCGATACCGAGACTTTAAGACAAATGGCGTTAAAGGCAGAATCCGATATAAAGGAAATTTCTGGTTCGTCTTTAAAAGTTAGCGTCAAAGCCTTACAAAACGGTAATGAGTTAATAAACTCGAGATTATCTCAAATTACTCAGTTAAGGGCAAAGGCCGATATTTCGCAGTTTAGGCTAGCGGGGCTTGAGAGCGATTTTAAGCCGACCGCCGCAATAGCCTACGAAGCGGCCGAGGCTAGCAGGCTAAGAAATAATTTCTGGGCAAACATAAACGGAGCGTATTTTAAAGATAAAGATAGCGGCGGTGATTTAAAATTTTACGGCACGTATATAGGCTACGACAGGAGCTATGACGAGTTTATTTTAGGCGTGAATGCGGGCATGAGCAAGGCTAAATTTAACTCTGGCGCCATGAGCGACGATGCAAAAATTTATAGCTTTGGAGCGTATGGACTTTTTGAGCGAGATGCTCATGAGATACAGAGCAATCTAAATTTAGCCTTCGTAAATTCTAAGCGCAGCTTAAACGATTCGCAAAAGGCTAGCGTAAGAAGCACGGGTATCCTTTCGAGCAACTACTATAAATATAAAATTTCACTCGGTTCAAACGGCGAATACGCTCAGGCTATCAAGCCCGTACTTGCGCTAGAATTTGGCGCAAACGGCGTAAAGGGCTTTAAAAACAACAGATACGATCAAAAAGATATAAACGACTTTAACGTAGCTTTAGGAGTCGGCGTCGAGTATGTGTTAAATAGCGATAAAAATGCATTTGCGGCACAATTTTTAGTAAAACAAAATATCTATAACTCTGACGATAAATCTTACGTTTCGCTAAATAACTCAAACGAATACGTCGACTACAAGCTCGACAATAACAAACTGGTCTATAAGCTAAATTTGATCGCGGATACGAAAATTAGCGAAAATTTCGCGCTTTCTTATCAACTTAGTGGAATGTTAGATAACGACAAAAGCTACGGCGTAAGCGGCGGCATAAAGCTGGAATATAAATTTTAA
- the ppa gene encoding inorganic diphosphatase: MDVSKIKAGSNPDKISAVIEIPYGSNIKYEIDKDSGAVVVDRVLYSAMFYPANYGFVPNTLAADGDPADILVLNEYPLQAGSVIPCRLIGVLVMEDEAGMDEKLLAVPVTKIDPRYDAIKSYQDLPVATLNKIKNFFETYKILEPNKWVKVKEFKDANAAKEILDTAIKNYK; encoded by the coding sequence ATGGACGTTTCAAAGATCAAAGCTGGCTCAAACCCAGATAAAATCAGTGCCGTAATCGAAATACCTTATGGCTCAAATATCAAATACGAGATCGACAAAGATAGCGGTGCAGTCGTAGTTGATCGTGTGCTTTACTCAGCTATGTTTTACCCAGCAAACTACGGCTTTGTGCCAAACACACTTGCGGCTGATGGCGATCCAGCTGATATTTTGGTACTAAATGAGTATCCGCTCCAAGCTGGCAGTGTCATCCCTTGCCGCTTGATAGGCGTTTTAGTAATGGAAGATGAGGCTGGCATGGACGAAAAGCTTTTGGCTGTACCGGTTACAAAGATCGATCCAAGATATGATGCGATAAAAAGCTACCAGGATCTGCCAGTTGCAACACTAAATAAGATCAAAAATTTCTTTGAAACTTATAAAATTCTCGAGCCAAACAAATGGGTAAAAGTGAAAGAATTTAAAGATGCAAATGCTGCAAAAGAAATTTTAGATACCGCAATTAAAAATTATAAATGA
- a CDS encoding NirD/YgiW/YdeI family stress tolerance protein, translating to MKKIIIASLAASIAMAGDFTSKHSSETISVKEALKLKDDAKVVLEGKIKSHIKSDKYEFIDKNGDVIIIEIDNKKYGNITANEDTPLRIRGEVDKDLMKTEIDVDSVEVIK from the coding sequence ATGAAAAAAATTATAATCGCTTCACTAGCTGCTAGCATCGCAATGGCTGGAGACTTCACATCAAAGCACTCAAGCGAAACGATAAGCGTAAAAGAGGCTTTGAAACTAAAAGACGACGCTAAAGTTGTACTTGAGGGCAAAATAAAATCGCATATAAAATCAGACAAATATGAATTTATTGATAAAAATGGTGATGTCATTATTATTGAGATCGATAACAAAAAATATGGCAACATAACAGCCAACGAAGATACGCCTTTAAGAATAAGAGGCGAAGTGGATAAAGACCTTATGAAAACAGAGATCGATGTCGATAGCGTAGAGGTTATAAAGTAG
- a CDS encoding adenylate kinase, with protein sequence MKNLFLIIGAPGSGKTTDASLIAQQDEKFAHFSTGDLLRAEVASGSELGRLIDGFISKGNLVPLDVVVNAIVSAIKGSEKSNIIIDGYPRSIEQMTELDKVLSEQKEISLKGVIEVDVSEDVARARVLGRARGADDNNEVFNNRMKVYLDPIVSIREFYSKKELLHVVNGERGIDEIVTDIKNLLTKLL encoded by the coding sequence ATGAAGAATTTATTTTTAATCATAGGCGCTCCAGGCAGCGGCAAAACAACAGACGCATCACTCATTGCACAGCAAGATGAAAAATTTGCACACTTCTCAACTGGCGATCTTTTAAGAGCAGAGGTTGCTAGCGGTAGCGAGCTTGGTAGGCTGATAGATGGCTTTATCTCAAAAGGAAATTTGGTTCCACTTGACGTTGTCGTAAACGCAATCGTATCAGCCATTAAAGGCTCAGAAAAATCAAATATCATAATAGACGGCTACCCAAGAAGCATTGAACAAATGACAGAGCTTGACAAGGTATTAAGCGAGCAAAAAGAAATTTCTCTTAAAGGCGTCATCGAAGTAGACGTTAGCGAAGATGTGGCAAGAGCTAGAGTACTCGGCCGCGCAAGAGGTGCTGATGACAACAACGAAGTATTCAACAACCGCATGAAAGTATATCTTGATCCGATTGTTTCTATCCGTGAATTTTACAGCAAAAAGGAGCTACTTCATGTAGTAAACGGTGAACGCGGTATAGACGAGATCGTAACTGATATCAAAAATTTACTAACTAAACTTCTATAA